A segment of the Aureliella helgolandensis genome:
ATCATTTCGTTGCGGGAAGAGCGGAAAGATAGGTCAGCTGGCAGATAACGTACTGATATTCCGCCCCACGACGCCCTTGCAAGTCTCATCTTCAGCCGCAAAAGGCCTTGCAAATCGGAATGCCGCTGCTCGGTCTTCGCTGGCGCAAATCAGTATTCGTCGTTGGTACACCCAAAAACACGGGTTTGTAAAGGTGCAACTGCTCGAAATCCGTTTCTCTACGACTATGGAGTCACCAAGCTCAAGAGCAGCAACCGTTTCAACACGTTACACAGCTGAAGTTGCAGCATCTTGGGGTCTGTTCTCGACGTCCAACATATCGCGACCGGTGCAGACGAAAGCTGCTTTGGATTGCCAAGAGAGTTGTTGCTGGGGAGGCAGTGGTCCTGTATTGAGACCTCAAATTGAGGTACGATCGGATTTAGGCGCAGGTGGCCGAACAGTCCGACCACGCATTGCATTGGATTGGATTTTCGATGGCTCGTTAAGCTTGCGACATGGAACCAGACAATAACATCCTTTAGTGCCAGCTTTCGGTCGGAAACTAGTGAGACTCCAGACATGAAGAACGCAAAAAGTCACGACGAGAAAATTGCGGAATTGACATTCGCTGCCGTATACCCACACTACGTTACCAAAGTTGAAAGGAAAGGCCGCACTTCAGAGGAACTGCATCAAGTAATCACCTGGTTGACAGGGTTTGACGAACAAAAAATGCAAAGCCTTATTCAAGAGGCGGCTACTTTCGAACAGTTCTTCAAGGACGCAACGATTAACCCTAATGCGCATCTCATCACGGGTGTAATCTGCGGTTATCGAGTGGAATTGATTGAGACACCACTTACGCAGCAAGTCCGATATTTGGACAAGCTAGTTGATGAGCTGGCGAAAGGACGCAAGATGGAAAAGATCTTACGCGCCGAGTAGATTGAGTTCGAGCAATTTGCTGAAATGGGTTGCCGCCTGATTTTCAAAAAACAAGCGAGGCTGGTTGGCAATCGGGGCCGGATCCGAGGAGTGAGGCCAACAATACGAATTGGCTGATCGAAGTCTTCTTCAATGGTGAGCGTCCGCATTGCCTCCATCATCTCTAGACGCTTTGTTGGCTGAATCGCAAAGATCACATCAGGTTCAACGATATGGCTGTGTCATCACTGACTTCCGACGTTTACGGCAAGCCAGTGTTGCGTTTTATGGACGAGCTCCAAGGACGATTGCCGAATGAACCAGAGGCAGCGGTGCCGAAGTCTTCCGGGCTTTGTACCCGACCGTCCGACATGCTCCAGTGCCTTGACTGACTCGTCTAGGAATGCCTCACATGGGTTGGACTTCGGCTATCTCCTCTTCCGCCTCTTCGCAAAAAATCAGCTGAATCTGCCCAGCTGAAGGCTGAATGCCTGAAGTTGAACAGCCGTGCCGACGCAGGCTTGCTTAAAGTCAGCGAACGCCTTCACGGCAATGCTCGGCTATTCATTACCAAATGATAGGAGTCTCTAGTACTCGGCAACTAGTACTCGATCTACTGGTTTGCCATGCGGGGTGTCCCCAAGCAGTTTCGCTTTTGTCACCTACGATACTGAAGTCGCCGGTTGCGGCAGAGCAGGGGGGCCCATTTCGATCCCCCGCAAAATCTCCCCCCGGAGCGCTCGTATTCCGAAATGCAACCATGGCTAAACGCCACTTTGCTCCTTGATTCGATCTAGCTTGCCCGCAATCTTGCGTGCAGTGCAGTGCACTGCCGACGCATCAAGTAAGAAAATTGCTGTTGAAACATTTCGGACTAGTTTGCCCTGCGACCACAGGCCATCTCAATACGATCCTTCCCCTAGGAAAAGAGCTTCGAAACCGTAGGCACCAGGTCACGCTGTATGGAAAACTCGATGCCGAGAAAGCGGTAGCGGATGCGGAGCTCGGGTACGTCGCAATCGGGGAAATCGAATTTCCGGTTGGAAGTATGACGACTGTGTTGAAGAATCTCGGTCAACTTCAGGGGCGTGCGGCATTGGCTTACACGGTCCAATTGTTCAACGAAAATGCCAGTGTCTTTTTGCGAGATGGTCCCGAGGTTTTGCGTCGAACGGGCGTCGATGGTTTGATCGTTGACCAAGCGACTCCCGAAGCCGGTTCGGTGGCTGATTATCTCGGAATCCCGTTCGTGAACCTATGTAGCGCTGTCCTACTCAACCGTGACGATCTCGTTCCATCACCCTTTACTTCCTGGAAGTACAACCCGTCGCTCTTCGGGCTGTCCAAATAGTAACCCGCTACGTGAGCAAGGAAAGATCGTTGCCGCTACAAGGCAGTTTGGGACGCAACCTCCGCGTTAAAATTCAAATTGCTATTAAATCAACAGCCCGTCTTGGGGCGGGTACGGAATCGAATCGGCTACGGAGTCTCAGGTCGACTATTAAGGCCAGTCATGCGCACGATTGACGATCATCGCAAACGGTGGAAACTGCCGGTGCATGGTGCCGCGAACGATCGGTTTCTCATCTCAAGCTCGCCGATACACCGAATCACTTCCACTCAGCCACTCCTTCCCCGCCCTCAATACTCGTTCCTGCGCCAGCGTTCCATCGTCAATGCAAGAATTCTCAAGGGCACTTTGTTTCCCCCGCGTCAAGCTCTGCGGAATGCAATTTCGCAGCGTTCTTTCGCTCTTTATCAAATATCGTAAGTGTCATGCTGGGGGTCCCCCTTTGGGCGGGCTTGGCGCTGCGTGTCCCCTTCTTTTCTGGCTGATGCTCGGTAATTGGCAAATGCAAAACAAGGAAATTCCCAAAATATCTGTCCAGCCTGTCGATAGTGGACGATCTCGCTCGACTAACAGCCAGCAACTACGGTTCAAATGGTCCGAGTCTCAGCTCACTAGCCTACGCAATACAAGTGAAGGAATAGCCCAATGTCCAAAATGATCTTCGTCAATCTTCCAGTGTCTAATCTTAAAACCTCCATGGCCTTCTATGAGGCACTTGGTTTTCAGAACAATCCGCAGTTCACGGATGAAACGGCGGCGTGTATGGTTTGGAGCGAAGCGATTCATGTGATGTTACTCACTCACGACAAATGGCGAACCTTCACCGGTCGCCCCATTCCACCCATCACATCGAGTGAAGTAATGTTGTGCCTATCGTGCGATAGTCGCGAGGCCGTCGAAAGCTTGAATGAGGTCGCGGGAAAGAGTGGTGGCACCGCCGACATCAATCCGCAGCAGGATTATGGGTTCATGTACAATCGCAACCTGGCCGATCCTGATGGACACGTTTGGGAAATGATGTGGATGGACATGTCGGCTATGCCCGCTGAGTAAGCGACTTACTGCGAGCATTGCATCAGCGTCTCGAATGTTCTTAACGACGTGCTCTAGCAAATGTCGTTTGCGGCTCTTGCTAGACAAGTTCTTTCGCCATTTGGGGCCAATGGCCTTTCATCACTCATGGGGCAGG
Coding sequences within it:
- a CDS encoding DUF2200 domain-containing protein, coding for MKNAKSHDEKIAELTFAAVYPHYVTKVERKGRTSEELHQVITWLTGFDEQKMQSLIQEAATFEQFFKDATINPNAHLITGVICGYRVELIETPLTQQVRYLDKLVDELAKGRKMEKILRAE
- a CDS encoding glycosyltransferase family protein, with the protein product MKHFGLVCPATTGHLNTILPLGKELRNRRHQVTLYGKLDAEKAVADAELGYVAIGEIEFPVGSMTTVLKNLGQLQGRAALAYTVQLFNENASVFLRDGPEVLRRTGVDGLIVDQATPEAGSVADYLGIPFVNLCSAVLLNRDDLVPSPFTSWKYNPSLFGLSK
- a CDS encoding VOC family protein, whose product is MSKMIFVNLPVSNLKTSMAFYEALGFQNNPQFTDETAACMVWSEAIHVMLLTHDKWRTFTGRPIPPITSSEVMLCLSCDSREAVESLNEVAGKSGGTADINPQQDYGFMYNRNLADPDGHVWEMMWMDMSAMPAE